A stretch of Castanea sativa cultivar Marrone di Chiusa Pesio chromosome 2, ASM4071231v1 DNA encodes these proteins:
- the LOC142626026 gene encoding putative serine/threonine-protein kinase PIX13 — protein sequence MGLCLGSLAHGRQAEAEATTTATTTPVGSSKIIESSGTSSSNGKSPFSEGTSIISMDESYPDGKILETPNLKVFTFTDLKTATKNFKSDSVLGEGGFGKVFKGWVDEKTLAPSKAGIGMIVAIKKLNSESMQGFQEWQSEVNFLGRLSHPNLVRLLGYCWEDKELLLVYEFMSKGSLENHLFRRNPNIEPLSWNIRLKILIGAARGLAFLHTSEKKVIYRDFKASNILLDGNYNAKISDFGLAKLGPSGGDSHVTTRVMGTYGYAAPEYIATGHLYIKSDVYGFGVVLLEMLTGLRALDTKRPNGQQNLVEWLKPSLSSKRKLKNIMDIRMEGQYSTKAALQAGQLTLRCLESDPKSRPSMKEVMEELEGLHAIKEKPKDCKTKSTHSTSHHHSQHPTHHRYIHEAR from the exons ATGGGTCTTTGCTTGGGATCTCTAGCTCATGGACGTCAAGCTGAAGCTGAAGCTACCACAACCGCAACAACTACTCCAG tgggatcTAGCAAGATTATAGAATCATCAGGAACAAGCAGCAGCAACGGCAAAAGTCCATTTTCAGAGGGAACAAGTATAATAAGTATGGATGAGTCATATCCTGATGGGAAAATCTTAGAGACACCCAACTTGAAAGTATTCACTTTTACAGATTTGAAGACTGCCACTAAGAATTTCAAGTCGGATTCTGTGTTGGGTGAAGGAGGATTTGGCAAAGTTTTCAAGGGTTGGGTGGATGAGAAGACCCTTGCGCCCTCCAAGGCCGGTATTGGAATGATAGTTGCTATCAAGAAATTGAATTCAGAAAGTATGCAAGGTTTTCAAGAGTGGCAG TCAGAAGTAAATTTTCTGGGAAGACTATCCCATCCCAACCTGGTCAGGTTATTGGGATACTGTTGGGAGGATAAAGAGCTGCTTCTTGTGTATGAGTTCATGTCGAAGGGAAGCTTGGAGAATCATCTTTTTAGAA GGAACCCTAATATTGAACCACTTTCTTGGAACATAAGACTCAAAATACTTATTGGAGCTGCTCGGGGCCTGGCTTTCTTACACACTTCAGAAAAGAAAGTCATATACAGAGATTTTAAGGCCTCAAATATACTGCTTGATGGG AATTACAATGCAAAAATCTCAGATTTTGGCTTGGCAAAATTAGGGCCTTCTGGTGGTGACTCACATGTGACAACCAGGGTTATGGGCACATATGGTTATGCTGCTCCAGAATATATTGCAACAG GTCATTTGTATATAAAGAGTGATGTCTATGGTTTTGGAGTAGTGCTGCTCGAAATGCTAACCGGCTTGCGAGCACTTGATACAAAAAGGCCTAATGGGCAGCAAAATCTGGTTGAGTGGCTTAAGCCATCACTCTCTAGTAAAAGAAAGTTGAAGAACATTATGGATATACGGATGGAAGGCCAATATTCAACTAAGGCAGCATTACAAGCAGGACAACTCACTCTAAGATGCCTAGAATCAGACCCTAAAAGCCGGCCTTCCATGAAAGAAGTGATGGAGGAATTGGAAGGGCTTCATGCAATCAAGGAAAAACCAAAGGATTGCAAAACCAAGTCTACTCATTCTACATCTCATCATCACAGCCAACATCCTACTCATCATCGATACATACACGAAGCAAGGTGA
- the LOC142625544 gene encoding putative serine/threonine-protein kinase PIX13, whose amino-acid sequence IVLSEVNFLGRLSHPNLVRLLGYCWENGQLLSVYEFMSKRSLENHLFRRNHNIEPLSWDLRLKIVIGAAQGLASVHTLETQVRYRVFKASNILLDGNYNAKISYFALGKFGPSGGYSHVTTRVTGTYGYAAPKYIATGHLYIKIDVYDFGVVLLEMLTGLRALDTERPSGQQNLVEWLKPSLSSKRKLKSIMDIRMEGQYSTKAALKVGQLTLKFLELDPKSRPAMKEVVEELEGLEAIKEKP is encoded by the exons ATTGTGTTGTCGGAAGTAAATTTTCTAGGAAGACTATCTCATCCTAACCTAGTTAGGCTATTGGGATACTGTTGGGAAAATGGACAGTTGCTTTCTGTGTATGAGTTCATGTCGAAGAGAAGTTTGGAGAATCATCTTTTTAGAA GGAACCATAACATTGAACCGCTTTCTTGGGACCTAAGACTCAAAATAGTTATTGGAGCAGCTCAGGGCCTGGCTTCCGTACACACTCTAGAAACGCAAGTCAGATACAGAGTTTTTAAGGCCTCAAATATACTGCTTGATGGG AATTACAAtgcaaaaatctcatattttgCCTTGGGAAAATTTGGGCCTTCTGGTGGTTACTCACATGTAACAACCAGGGTTACGGGCACATATGGTTATGCTGCTCCCAAATATATTGCAACAG GTCATTTGTATATAAAGATTGATGTCTATGATTTTGGAGTGGTGCTGCTCGAAATGCTAACCGGCTTGCGAGCACTTGATACAGAAAGGCCTAGTGGGCAGCAAAATCTGGTTGAGTGGCTTAAGCCATCTCTCTCTAGTAAAAGAAAGTTGAAGAGCATTATGGATATACGGATGGAAGGCCAATATTCAACTAAGGCAGCATTAAAAGTAGGACAACTCACTCTAAAATTCCTAGAATTAGACCCTAAAAGCCGGCCTGCCATGAAAGAAGTGGTGGAGGAATTGGAAGGGCTTGAAGCAATCAAGGAAAAACCATAG